In Crateriforma spongiae, the following proteins share a genomic window:
- a CDS encoding ribulokinase, whose translation MAGTIRFRPSVSQKDTKVAAKFSIGLDYGTNSVRAIIVDLADGQEIASDVYEYPSGDHGILLDPKDPNLARQNPADYIQGCITSVANAVKQASRNRHFSPDRVVGIGVDTTGSTPLPVDAKGRALALHSKFKKNLAAHAWLWKDHTSAEEAAEITTKASRTKENYLAKCGGTYSSEWFWSKILHCRRIAPDVFDAAAGWVELADFVPGFLTGNTAPETIRRGICAAGHKAMFHTDWGGLPKKTFLKRLDPELVKVAENYNTETATSDQVAGHLIKEFAEPMGLPAGIPVAVGAFDAHHGAIGAGVKPGTLVKIIGTSTCDVTVWPADQPLADIPGLCGIVPGSVTPGMYGLEAGQSAVGDIFNWFVRNLAPSTIPSGQDPHVWLTEQADQLQPGESGLLALDWNNGNRTVLVDPYLTGMLVGQTLHTTAAEIYRALIEATAFGALTIINRFEEYGVEVKQVVNCGGIAEKNPMAMQIYADVCGRPMKISRSAQTCALGAAIFGAVAGGGYSSVAAAQRKMTGTKDTVYRPRKKAKAVYAELYKLYHQLHDAFGVQGSGVAVDHVMKDLIAIRNRVRKG comes from the coding sequence GTGGCCGGTACCATTCGTTTTCGTCCGTCAGTTTCGCAGAAGGACACCAAGGTGGCTGCAAAGTTTTCAATCGGTTTGGATTACGGGACCAACAGCGTTCGCGCGATCATTGTCGACTTGGCTGACGGTCAAGAGATCGCCAGCGATGTGTACGAATACCCCAGCGGGGATCATGGCATCTTGTTGGATCCCAAAGATCCCAATTTGGCTCGCCAAAACCCCGCCGACTACATCCAAGGTTGCATCACCTCGGTCGCCAATGCGGTCAAGCAAGCGTCACGAAACCGTCACTTTTCGCCCGATCGCGTCGTGGGCATCGGTGTCGATACCACCGGGTCCACGCCGTTGCCGGTCGATGCCAAAGGTCGCGCCCTGGCATTGCATTCAAAGTTCAAAAAGAACTTGGCCGCGCACGCGTGGTTGTGGAAGGATCACACGTCAGCCGAGGAAGCTGCCGAGATCACCACCAAAGCTTCGCGGACGAAGGAAAACTACTTGGCCAAGTGCGGCGGAACCTATTCCAGTGAATGGTTTTGGTCCAAAATCTTGCACTGTCGTCGCATCGCACCGGACGTCTTTGATGCGGCGGCCGGATGGGTGGAACTGGCCGACTTCGTTCCCGGTTTTCTGACCGGCAACACGGCACCCGAAACCATTCGTCGCGGCATCTGTGCCGCCGGTCACAAGGCGATGTTCCATACCGATTGGGGCGGATTGCCGAAGAAGACGTTCTTGAAGCGTCTGGATCCGGAACTGGTCAAGGTCGCCGAGAACTACAACACCGAGACGGCAACATCCGATCAAGTCGCCGGCCACCTGATCAAGGAGTTCGCCGAACCGATGGGATTGCCCGCGGGAATCCCGGTCGCGGTCGGTGCCTTTGATGCACACCACGGTGCAATCGGGGCGGGCGTGAAACCGGGAACCCTGGTCAAAATCATCGGGACCAGCACCTGTGATGTCACCGTCTGGCCGGCCGATCAACCGCTTGCCGACATCCCCGGACTGTGTGGCATCGTTCCCGGTTCGGTCACGCCGGGCATGTACGGATTGGAAGCCGGTCAGTCCGCGGTCGGTGACATTTTCAATTGGTTTGTCCGCAATCTGGCCCCGTCCACTATCCCCAGCGGTCAGGATCCCCATGTCTGGTTGACCGAGCAAGCGGATCAGTTGCAGCCGGGTGAAAGCGGTTTGTTGGCACTGGATTGGAACAACGGTAACCGGACCGTGTTGGTGGATCCCTATCTGACCGGCATGCTGGTCGGGCAAACGCTACACACCACTGCAGCGGAGATCTATCGCGCGTTGATCGAAGCCACGGCGTTTGGTGCTCTGACGATCATCAACCGGTTCGAAGAATACGGGGTGGAAGTCAAGCAAGTCGTTAACTGTGGTGGCATCGCCGAAAAGAACCCGATGGCGATGCAAATCTATGCCGACGTTTGTGGTCGTCCGATGAAGATCAGTCGGTCCGCACAAACGTGCGCTTTGGGCGCCGCCATCTTCGGTGCGGTCGCCGGCGGCGGGTATTCCAGTGTTGCCGCGGCCCAGCGAAAAATGACCGGCACCAAAGACACCGTGTACCGTCCCCGCAAAAAAGCCAAGGCTGTGTATGCGGAACTTTACAAGCTGTATCACCAATTGCATGACGCATTCGGTGTGCAGGGTTCCGGTGTCGCCGTGGATCACGTGATGAAAGACTTGATCGCCATCCGCAACCGCGTGCGAAAGGGGTAA
- the araD gene encoding L-ribulose-5-phosphate 4-epimerase AraD, giving the protein MLDQLKIDVCAANRTLVDHDLVTLTWGNVSGIDRQSGRVVIKPSGVDYHDLLPEHMVVVDLDGNRIEGELNPSSDTATHVWLYRSFPAIGGVTHTHSRYATMYSQCRREIPCLGTTHADHFHGPVPVTRPLTESEVAQAYEANTGKVITERFADLDPIAMPAVLVAGHAPFAWGPSAKKSVENAVALEAVAQMTLGCQQIMAGQQENAVPRLEAYVLEKHYQRKHGPDAYYGQAKSSS; this is encoded by the coding sequence GTGCTGGATCAACTGAAAATCGACGTTTGCGCCGCCAACCGAACTCTGGTGGATCATGACCTGGTCACACTGACTTGGGGCAACGTCAGCGGGATTGATCGACAATCTGGACGGGTCGTTATCAAACCCAGTGGTGTCGACTACCACGATCTGTTGCCCGAACACATGGTCGTCGTCGATTTGGATGGAAACCGAATCGAAGGTGAACTGAATCCGTCCAGCGATACCGCCACCCACGTGTGGTTGTATCGCAGCTTTCCGGCCATCGGCGGCGTGACGCATACCCACAGCCGATACGCGACGATGTATTCGCAGTGCCGTCGCGAGATTCCGTGCTTGGGAACGACCCACGCCGATCACTTTCATGGCCCGGTACCCGTCACGCGACCGCTGACCGAATCGGAGGTGGCCCAGGCCTATGAAGCCAACACGGGCAAAGTCATCACCGAACGATTCGCCGATCTGGATCCCATCGCCATGCCGGCCGTTCTGGTCGCCGGTCATGCGCCGTTTGCTTGGGGGCCGAGTGCGAAAAAGTCAGTCGAAAATGCGGTCGCACTCGAAGCCGTTGCCCAAATGACGCTCGGCTGCCAGCAAATCATGGCCGGACAACAAGAAAACGCCGTGCCACGTTTGGAGGCCTATGTGTTGGAAAAACACTACCAACGCAAACACGGCCCCGACGCTTATTACGGCCAAGCCAAATCATCGTCCTAA
- a CDS encoding MFS transporter gives MSTSTIAPAVRISPWAPLRIRLFRAFWFASIASNLGTWIHEVGAGWLMTHLAPEPQMVAAVRTAMSLPIVFLAFPAGALADRIDRRRLLLVTQISLLLIATTLSMLTAADLISAWGLLALTFLIGLGMVLHIPTWQASVPELVPRNQLSRAVALGSISFNLARAVGPAVGGLLIASLGVWIAFAMNAASFAGVIVVLLLWQRRGTESSRGQSFALSVRHGIRYIMRKVRMRNVLASVFLFVLPASVMWSLLPLVVSQQLGWDAGGFGMLYGLIGAGAVAAAGVLPRIDHRLGRDKTVAVAMIGFALGLWCLSQAHSVTTVVPVMLLLGSCWMMTLTSLNTTAQITLPQRMRARGMGSYLTILALSMTLGSILWGFVAEQTDVAFALRTAAALMIVTAAAGLRFRLD, from the coding sequence TTGTCCACCAGCACGATTGCACCGGCGGTTCGCATCAGCCCGTGGGCGCCCCTGCGCATTCGGTTGTTTCGTGCGTTTTGGTTCGCGTCGATCGCATCCAACTTGGGGACATGGATTCACGAAGTCGGGGCAGGGTGGCTGATGACGCACTTGGCCCCCGAACCTCAAATGGTCGCCGCGGTCCGAACGGCGATGTCGTTGCCGATCGTCTTCTTGGCGTTTCCCGCCGGTGCGCTGGCCGACCGAATCGACCGCCGACGATTGTTGTTGGTGACCCAGATCAGTTTGCTGTTGATCGCCACGACGTTGTCGATGTTGACCGCAGCGGATCTGATTTCGGCCTGGGGATTGTTGGCGCTGACGTTCCTGATCGGGCTGGGCATGGTGTTGCACATTCCGACCTGGCAAGCGTCGGTCCCCGAACTGGTACCACGCAACCAATTGTCGCGTGCGGTCGCGTTGGGAAGCATCAGTTTTAACTTGGCCCGGGCCGTCGGTCCGGCGGTGGGCGGATTACTGATCGCCAGCCTGGGCGTTTGGATCGCGTTTGCCATGAATGCCGCTTCATTTGCCGGCGTGATCGTCGTGCTGTTGCTTTGGCAACGTCGCGGGACCGAGTCGTCGCGTGGCCAGTCGTTTGCATTGTCGGTGCGGCACGGCATTCGATACATCATGCGCAAAGTGCGAATGCGAAACGTCCTGGCAAGCGTCTTCCTGTTCGTCTTACCGGCCAGCGTGATGTGGTCGCTTTTGCCGCTGGTGGTCAGTCAGCAATTGGGCTGGGATGCCGGCGGGTTCGGCATGCTGTACGGGCTGATTGGCGCCGGTGCAGTGGCCGCCGCGGGCGTACTGCCGCGAATCGATCATCGCTTGGGACGTGACAAGACCGTTGCCGTTGCGATGATCGGGTTTGCGTTGGGTTTGTGGTGTCTTTCGCAGGCCCATTCGGTGACCACGGTGGTCCCGGTGATGCTGTTGTTGGGCAGTTGTTGGATGATGACGCTGACGTCGCTGAACACCACGGCACAGATCACCTTGCCGCAACGGATGCGGGCCCGAGGAATGGGCAGCTACCTGACGATATTGGCCCTGTCGATGACGCTGGGTTCCATTCTGTGGGGCTTCGTCGCTGAACAGACGGACGTCGCGTTTGCACTCCGCACCGCGGCGGCGCTGATGATCGTCACTGCGGCGGCCGGATTGCGATTCCGGTTGGACTGA
- a CDS encoding ammonium transporter, whose translation MNQLVRVLLGIIFVGSLSLAGLPVRHAVAQEAAAQAAESDETPEAAAAETAVDLEDLQAQVESAALAGHNAWMLTSCALVLFMTAPGLAMFYGGLVRRKNVLSVIMQCIFLMGMMTVLWALVGYSLAFGGDGAWIGNLDHVFMNGVQRFWNPETGAPETPMFSPELPLLTHMLFQGMFFIITPALICGAFAERMKFGAMVVYSILWGLLIYCPLCHWVWDGGILAFGSDVGIAGGALDFAGGTVVHISSGVSALVAAMLIGPRMGYPREPLQPHNLTYTALGAAMLWFGWFGFNAGSELLSDELTSSAFAVTHFSAAAGAVAWAVAEWSVLGKPTVLGASSGAVAGLVCITPAAGFVQPMPALIMGACAGLVCYWACSKLKHMIGYDDALDAFGVHGVGGTLGAVLTGVFASRACWDVAEGEAIGLIESGGDFTLLIGQIVAVLITFVFAGVGSLILLKLIDAVIGLRVSAESEQRGLDIIDHGEEGYTFA comes from the coding sequence ATGAATCAGCTAGTCAGGGTCCTGTTGGGGATCATTTTTGTCGGGTCGCTCAGTTTGGCGGGCCTGCCGGTGCGGCATGCCGTCGCCCAGGAAGCTGCGGCCCAGGCCGCCGAGTCGGACGAAACGCCGGAAGCCGCAGCGGCCGAAACCGCAGTGGATCTGGAGGACTTGCAGGCCCAAGTCGAATCCGCCGCATTGGCCGGTCACAACGCGTGGATGTTGACCAGTTGCGCGCTGGTCCTGTTCATGACCGCCCCCGGGCTGGCGATGTTCTACGGCGGATTGGTCCGTCGCAAAAACGTGCTAAGCGTGATCATGCAGTGCATTTTTCTGATGGGCATGATGACCGTGCTGTGGGCACTGGTCGGCTATTCGCTGGCGTTCGGCGGCGATGGTGCATGGATCGGAAACCTGGATCACGTTTTCATGAACGGCGTCCAGCGTTTCTGGAACCCCGAGACCGGTGCACCGGAAACGCCGATGTTTTCGCCGGAGTTGCCGTTGCTGACCCACATGCTTTTTCAAGGCATGTTCTTCATCATCACGCCGGCACTGATTTGTGGTGCGTTCGCCGAACGGATGAAGTTCGGTGCGATGGTGGTGTACTCGATTTTGTGGGGGCTGTTGATCTATTGTCCGCTTTGCCACTGGGTTTGGGACGGTGGCATTTTGGCGTTCGGTTCGGACGTGGGGATCGCCGGTGGCGCGTTGGACTTTGCCGGCGGGACGGTCGTTCACATTTCCAGCGGTGTCAGTGCATTGGTGGCCGCAATGTTGATCGGACCGCGGATGGGTTATCCCCGCGAACCGCTGCAACCACACAACCTGACCTACACCGCCCTGGGCGCGGCGATGCTGTGGTTCGGATGGTTCGGCTTCAACGCGGGCAGCGAACTGTTGTCCGATGAATTGACCAGCAGTGCTTTTGCCGTCACTCACTTTTCGGCCGCCGCCGGTGCCGTCGCGTGGGCCGTCGCCGAATGGTCGGTTCTGGGCAAGCCGACCGTGCTGGGTGCCAGCAGTGGCGCCGTTGCGGGATTGGTCTGCATCACACCCGCGGCCGGCTTTGTTCAGCCCATGCCGGCGTTGATCATGGGAGCCTGTGCCGGATTGGTCTGCTACTGGGCCTGTTCCAAGCTGAAGCACATGATCGGCTATGACGATGCGTTGGACGCTTTCGGAGTGCACGGTGTCGGCGGAACGTTGGGTGCCGTGTTGACGGGCGTCTTTGCCAGTCGTGCTTGCTGGGACGTGGCCGAGGGTGAAGCGATCGGCCTGATCGAATCCGGCGGTGACTTCACGTTGTTGATCGGCCAAATCGTGGCCGTGCTGATCACGTTTGTCTTTGCCGGTGTCGGCAGTTTGATTCTGCTGAAGCTGATCGATGCGGTCATCGGATTGCGTGTGTCGGCCGAAAGCGAACAACGCGGCTTGGACATCATCGACCACGGTGAAGAAGGCTACACGTTCGCCTAG
- a CDS encoding sulfatase family protein, which translates to MNASIFARPRFGIVRPVCLAAWILTCTFVAARPSTAADAPTNVVVIFIDDMGYGDIGPFGATDYPTPNLDRMAAEGRRFTDFVVSSAVCSASRSAIMTGCLHRRIGIAGALGPASKIGINADEVTLAEICKSQGYDTACFGKWHLGHHHKFLPVRHGFDEYFGIPYSNDMWPLHPAVFEKRKKNPNAKSNWPPLPLLEGTAESGVRVVNADVQPADQETFTQAFTQRAVEFIRRERDNGFFVYLPHPMVHVPLYVSDDFKGKSGAGLFGDVVMEVDWSVGQIMEAVESIGQTENTLIVFTSDNGPWLSYGDHAGTAGPLREGKGTMWEGGYREPTVMRMPGTIPGGTTCEQLAATVDLLPTVAAMIGAELPAHKIDGKDIRGLMTGTSDQSPHQYYPCYYKGGELQAIRNERFKLVFPHNYRTMAGKPGGTGGFPNAYSSRKSGLELYDLDSDVGETNNVIEDHPDVVAQLQQAAQTVRDDLGDKLTGHKGSGIRPAGRMTESDQPLVW; encoded by the coding sequence ATGAACGCTTCCATTTTCGCCCGTCCCCGATTCGGAATTGTCCGGCCGGTTTGTCTGGCCGCCTGGATTTTGACCTGCACGTTTGTCGCAGCCCGACCATCGACCGCGGCTGATGCCCCGACCAACGTGGTGGTGATCTTTATCGACGACATGGGCTATGGCGACATCGGACCATTCGGTGCCACCGATTACCCGACCCCGAACCTAGATCGGATGGCCGCCGAGGGTCGCCGCTTCACCGATTTCGTCGTTTCATCGGCGGTCTGTTCGGCATCGCGTTCGGCCATCATGACCGGATGCCTGCACCGTCGGATCGGCATTGCCGGGGCACTCGGGCCGGCTTCAAAGATCGGCATCAACGCCGACGAAGTCACGTTGGCCGAAATCTGCAAGTCGCAAGGCTACGACACCGCCTGTTTCGGGAAATGGCATTTGGGACATCACCACAAGTTCCTGCCGGTCCGGCACGGATTCGACGAATACTTTGGAATCCCCTACAGCAACGACATGTGGCCGCTGCACCCCGCCGTCTTTGAAAAGCGAAAGAAGAATCCCAACGCCAAAAGCAACTGGCCACCACTGCCGCTGCTGGAGGGTACCGCCGAATCGGGCGTGCGAGTCGTCAACGCCGACGTCCAGCCGGCCGATCAAGAAACATTCACCCAAGCCTTCACGCAACGTGCCGTCGAATTCATCCGGCGCGAACGCGACAACGGTTTCTTTGTGTACCTGCCACACCCGATGGTGCACGTGCCGTTGTATGTTTCCGACGACTTCAAAGGCAAAAGCGGGGCCGGCCTGTTCGGCGACGTGGTGATGGAAGTCGACTGGTCGGTCGGCCAGATCATGGAAGCCGTTGAATCCATCGGCCAGACCGAAAACACGCTGATTGTGTTCACGTCCGACAACGGCCCCTGGTTGTCCTATGGCGATCACGCCGGCACGGCCGGCCCGCTGCGTGAGGGCAAGGGCACGATGTGGGAAGGCGGCTATCGCGAACCCACCGTGATGCGGATGCCCGGCACGATCCCCGGTGGCACCACGTGCGAACAATTGGCCGCCACCGTCGACTTGTTGCCCACCGTGGCCGCGATGATCGGTGCCGAATTGCCTGCCCACAAGATCGACGGCAAAGACATCCGGGGATTGATGACGGGCACCAGCGATCAGTCACCGCACCAGTATTACCCGTGCTATTACAAGGGCGGCGAACTGCAAGCGATCCGCAACGAACGATTCAAGTTGGTGTTCCCCCACAACTATCGCACGATGGCGGGAAAACCCGGCGGAACCGGCGGTTTCCCGAACGCCTATTCGTCGCGCAAAAGCGGACTGGAACTGTACGACTTGGATTCCGATGTCGGCGAAACCAACAACGTGATCGAAGACCATCCCGATGTCGTCGCCCAGTTGCAGCAGGCCGCCCAGACCGTTCGCGATGACCTTGGCGACAAACTGACCGGTCACAAGGGCAGCGGGATTCGGCCGGCCGGTCGCATGACCGAATCCGACCAGCCGCTGGTCTGGTAA
- a CDS encoding AraC family transcriptional regulator: MDQVPKVALLIETARGYGRQMLRGIVKYARLHGPWGFYVTPGDFEQAVPKMRQWGGTGIIARIATRRIADAIFESKLPTIALDLTEEQLRPDHPLSQLSEVASDSASAARMAATHLMQRGFRQFAFVGIADRVWSDRRETAFVQAIKAAGFDVTVYQSPRQAAARRWEREHPRLIRWLEGLPKPIGVMTCNDDRGREVLEACQSAGIRVPEELAVVGVDNDELICELADPPLSSVALNAEGVGYRAAQLLDRMMRRRWRKPRRLVAEPLHVVTRRSSDIISLDDAEVAMALRYIHDHAIDPIQVENVVRHVDLSRRNLEIRFQDSVGRTMHQELQRVRLERAKQFLTETNIAIPEVAEAVGYRTASYFIQVFRASCGMTPAQYRRSLREGPSQKA, from the coding sequence ATGGACCAAGTCCCCAAAGTCGCCTTGCTGATCGAAACCGCACGCGGTTACGGACGGCAGATGCTGCGTGGCATCGTCAAATACGCGCGACTGCATGGGCCTTGGGGGTTCTACGTCACGCCCGGCGACTTTGAACAAGCCGTCCCCAAGATGCGCCAGTGGGGCGGTACCGGCATCATTGCTCGGATCGCCACGCGACGAATCGCTGATGCGATCTTCGAATCAAAACTGCCGACGATCGCATTGGATCTGACGGAAGAACAGCTGCGCCCCGACCATCCGCTGTCACAGTTAAGCGAGGTTGCATCCGATTCGGCCAGCGCCGCGCGAATGGCGGCCACCCATTTGATGCAGCGTGGGTTTCGTCAGTTTGCGTTTGTCGGGATCGCCGATCGCGTCTGGAGCGACCGCCGTGAAACGGCTTTTGTTCAGGCGATCAAAGCCGCCGGTTTTGACGTCACGGTCTACCAGTCGCCACGGCAAGCGGCGGCCCGTCGATGGGAACGCGAACACCCGCGGCTGATTCGCTGGTTGGAAGGTTTGCCCAAACCGATCGGCGTGATGACGTGCAACGACGATCGGGGCCGTGAAGTCTTGGAGGCCTGTCAGTCGGCGGGCATTCGCGTTCCGGAGGAGTTGGCGGTCGTCGGCGTGGACAACGACGAACTGATCTGCGAATTGGCCGACCCGCCGTTGTCCAGCGTGGCGTTGAACGCCGAAGGTGTGGGTTATCGCGCGGCACAGTTGCTGGATCGAATGATGCGGCGTCGTTGGCGAAAACCACGTCGCTTGGTGGCAGAGCCTTTGCATGTGGTGACCCGGCGATCCAGCGACATCATTTCGCTGGATGATGCGGAAGTGGCGATGGCGTTGCGTTACATCCACGATCACGCGATCGATCCCATCCAGGTCGAAAACGTCGTCAGGCACGTTGATTTGTCACGACGCAATCTAGAAATCCGATTCCAGGATTCGGTGGGACGCACCATGCATCAAGAACTGCAGCGGGTGCGGCTGGAAAGGGCCAAACAGTTCTTGACCGAAACCAACATCGCCATCCCTGAGGTGGCCGAAGCGGTGGGGTACCGCACCGCGTCCTACTTCATCCAGGTGTTTCGGGCGTCCTGTGGCATGACGCCTGCACAGTACCGCCGCAGCTTGCGTGAGGGACCGTCGCAGAAGGCGTGA
- a CDS encoding sugar phosphate isomerase/epimerase family protein, with amino-acid sequence MTQWPIGVFASVDAGLGVAWEVIEQLGVPTIQLHAPHPGNRDADAAKRLADKLSSIDVQCTAVFGGFEGESYADIPTVSRTVGLVPASTRESRLAEMIEIADFAKALNCDAVALHLGFVPHEPTADGYDAIVDVTRRLCDHCAGNAQYLHLETGQETAEGLLTFIDQVGRENLKINFDPANMILYGTGKPLDALRQVGGHVRSVHCKDGTWSDQPGETFGAEVPLGQGDVDVRQYLITLKEIGYDGPLTIEREIPEDPERQRAEIGAAIDLLTNLRQEIL; translated from the coding sequence ATGACCCAATGGCCGATCGGAGTATTTGCATCGGTGGATGCCGGACTGGGCGTCGCCTGGGAAGTGATCGAACAATTGGGCGTGCCGACGATCCAGTTGCACGCACCGCATCCCGGTAACCGCGATGCCGATGCCGCCAAACGTTTGGCCGACAAGCTGTCATCGATCGACGTGCAGTGCACCGCGGTGTTCGGTGGATTCGAAGGCGAAAGTTATGCCGACATTCCGACGGTCAGCCGCACGGTCGGTCTGGTTCCGGCGTCAACCCGCGAAAGCCGTTTGGCGGAAATGATAGAGATCGCGGATTTCGCCAAAGCCCTGAACTGTGACGCGGTCGCTTTGCACTTGGGGTTCGTGCCGCATGAACCCACCGCCGATGGCTACGACGCGATCGTTGATGTGACGCGTCGGTTGTGTGATCACTGTGCGGGTAACGCCCAGTACCTGCACTTGGAAACCGGACAAGAGACCGCCGAAGGCTTGCTGACATTCATCGATCAGGTGGGACGTGAGAACCTGAAGATCAATTTCGATCCGGCCAACATGATTCTTTATGGCACGGGCAAGCCACTGGATGCGTTGCGTCAGGTCGGCGGCCATGTGCGCAGTGTCCACTGCAAAGACGGCACTTGGAGCGACCAGCCCGGCGAAACGTTTGGTGCCGAAGTGCCGCTTGGGCAAGGCGATGTCGACGTGCGGCAGTATTTGATCACGCTGAAGGAAATCGGATACGACGGACCGCTGACGATCGAACGTGAGATTCCCGAAGACCCCGAACGTCAGCGGGCCGAAATCGGCGCGGCGATCGACCTGCTGACAAACTTGCGCCAGGAAATTCTGTAG